Proteins from one Pseudomonas bijieensis genomic window:
- a CDS encoding urea amidolyase associated protein UAAP1, with translation MTDSISMFPPFAEELLPGGGHRSFVLKRGQLLRLTDLRGGANVSLTLLNANEKTERLNLPDSLKCQHTAKLTAGHCLYSDMGRVLAAITADTCGWSDSLGGVLCAEEVAEKYGQGRYQELRNGFFRNGTDNLLVELGKWGLGLSDLLMTLNLFSRVDVDEAGGFHFVEGNSQAGDYIELYAPMDTLVVLTALQHPMDPNPQYAPQPLKLSWMNADPSVAEHCRQSRPENQRGFINTDRLFA, from the coding sequence ATGACCGATTCGATCTCTATGTTTCCCCCCTTCGCCGAAGAACTGCTGCCCGGTGGCGGCCACCGTTCCTTCGTGCTCAAGCGCGGCCAACTGCTGCGCCTGACCGATCTGCGCGGCGGAGCCAACGTGAGCCTGACGCTGCTCAATGCCAACGAAAAAACCGAACGCCTGAACCTGCCCGACAGCCTCAAATGCCAACACACCGCCAAACTCACCGCCGGCCATTGCCTGTACTCGGACATGGGTCGGGTACTGGCGGCCATCACCGCCGACACCTGCGGCTGGAGCGACAGCCTGGGCGGCGTGCTCTGCGCCGAGGAAGTCGCTGAAAAATACGGCCAGGGCCGCTACCAGGAACTGCGCAACGGCTTCTTTCGCAACGGCACCGACAACCTGCTGGTGGAATTGGGCAAATGGGGGCTGGGCCTGTCCGACCTGCTGATGACCCTCAATCTGTTCAGCCGGGTCGATGTCGATGAGGCCGGAGGCTTTCATTTCGTTGAAGGCAACTCCCAGGCCGGCGACTACATCGAGCTCTATGCACCGATGGACACCCTGGTGGTGCTGACCGCGCTGCAACATCCGATGGACCCGAATCCACAATACGCCCCGCAACCGCTCAAGCTCAGCTGGATGAACGCTGACCCCAGCGTCGCCGAGCACTGCCGCCAGTCGCGCCCGGAAAACCAGCGCGGCTTCATCAACACCGACCGCCTGTTCGCCTGA
- a CDS encoding ABC transporter ATP-binding protein, with amino-acid sequence MSFITVNNVWQQYADQVVLERLNLRVAEGEFCTLVGASGCGKSTFLRLLLGQERASRGQILLDGEPLAGEPDASRGVVFQRYSVFPHLTVLDNVVLGLELPRSALLGRLFGNAKRQAREEAAQLLEKVGLGHALDKYPAQLSGGMQQRLAIAQALIMKPRVLLLDEPFGALDPGIRKDMHALLLELWRETRLTVFMVTHDLSEGFSLGTRLLVFDKVRVDPHAPGAYGARITYDIPLNSDRRTARAAVDALPAELAGTLRIA; translated from the coding sequence ATGAGTTTCATCACAGTGAACAATGTCTGGCAACAGTACGCCGATCAGGTAGTGCTCGAACGCTTGAACCTGAGGGTCGCCGAGGGTGAGTTCTGCACACTCGTGGGCGCGTCCGGTTGCGGCAAGTCGACCTTCCTGCGCTTGCTGCTGGGCCAGGAGCGCGCCAGTCGCGGACAGATTCTCCTGGATGGCGAGCCGTTAGCCGGAGAACCGGATGCCAGCCGGGGCGTGGTGTTCCAACGCTACTCGGTGTTCCCGCATCTGACCGTGTTGGACAACGTAGTCCTGGGCCTGGAATTGCCGCGTTCGGCGCTGCTGGGACGGCTGTTTGGCAACGCCAAGCGTCAGGCCCGTGAAGAGGCTGCGCAACTGCTGGAAAAGGTCGGCCTCGGCCACGCGCTGGACAAATACCCGGCGCAGTTGTCCGGCGGCATGCAACAGCGCCTGGCCATTGCCCAGGCGCTGATCATGAAACCCCGGGTGCTGCTGCTGGACGAACCTTTCGGCGCCCTCGACCCGGGCATCCGCAAAGACATGCACGCCCTGTTGCTGGAGCTGTGGCGCGAAACCCGGCTGACGGTGTTCATGGTCACCCATGACCTGTCCGAAGGTTTCAGCCTCGGCACACGCCTGCTGGTGTTCGACAAAGTCCGCGTCGACCCGCATGCCCCCGGCGCCTATGGCGCGCGCATCACCTACGACATACCACTCAACAGCGACCGCCGCACCGCCCGGGCTGCCGTCGACGCCCTGCCTGCCGAACTGGCCGGCACGTTGCGTATCGCTTGA
- a CDS encoding urea amidolyase associated protein UAAP2 has translation MSLAIATVQKQPESAIYRATIPAGEPWLTEVKKGQTLRILDLEGNQAVDTLFYSLANPKERYDVQRTLRRQNSVYLSTGSVLYSNLGQPMLTIVEDTCGRHDTLGGACAQESNTVRYALEKRYMHSCRDNYLRACAHDGRLGKGDIGPNINFFMNVPVTADGGLTFEDGISAPGKYVDLRAEMDVIVLISNCPQLNNPCNAYNPTPAELLIWN, from the coding sequence ATGTCACTCGCCATCGCCACCGTACAAAAGCAGCCTGAAAGCGCTATCTACCGCGCCACCATTCCCGCCGGGGAACCCTGGCTGACGGAAGTCAAGAAGGGCCAGACCCTGCGCATCCTCGACCTGGAAGGCAACCAGGCGGTCGATACGCTGTTCTACAGCCTGGCCAACCCCAAGGAGCGCTATGACGTACAGCGCACCCTGCGCCGACAAAACAGCGTTTACCTGAGCACCGGCAGCGTCCTGTACTCCAACCTCGGCCAGCCGATGCTGACCATCGTCGAAGACACTTGCGGGCGCCACGACACCCTCGGCGGTGCCTGCGCCCAGGAAAGCAACACCGTGCGCTACGCCCTGGAAAAACGCTACATGCACAGCTGCCGTGACAACTACCTGCGGGCCTGCGCCCACGACGGGCGCCTGGGCAAGGGCGACATCGGGCCGAACATCAATTTTTTCATGAACGTGCCGGTCACCGCCGACGGCGGCCTGACCTTCGAAGACGGCATCTCGGCGCCAGGCAAATACGTCGACCTGCGGGCCGAGATGGATGTGATCGTCCTGATCTCCAACTGCCCACAACTGAACAACCCGTGCAACGCCTACAACCCCACGCCAGCGGAGCTCTTGATATGGAACTGA
- a CDS encoding putative urea ABC transporter substrate-binding protein: MFKLRLSALLLAALSAFMSFSSAAAQKDHFSVCWTIYAGWMPWEYAGSQGIVDKWAKKYGIKIDVVQLNDYVESINQYTAGQFDGCTMTNMDALTIPAAGGVDSTALIVSDFSNGNDGIVLKGEGKKVADLKGMDVNLVELSVSHYLLARALDSVGLTEKDLKVVNTSDADISAAFNTDQVKAVTTWNPMLSDIKAQPDVSEVFNSSQIPGEIMDMMVVNTQTLHDNPALGKALTGAWFEVVALMNAKNAASKAALEHMAKASGTDLAGFQSQLDTTKLFATPKEALDFATSEQLPATMGKVAAFSFQHGLLGEGAKSTDAVGMTFANGVTRGDKANLKLRFDPTYVQLAADAKL; encoded by the coding sequence ATGTTCAAGCTTCGTCTGTCCGCCCTGCTCCTCGCCGCGCTCTCGGCCTTCATGAGCTTCTCGTCCGCCGCCGCACAAAAAGACCACTTCAGCGTCTGCTGGACCATTTACGCCGGCTGGATGCCCTGGGAATACGCCGGCAGCCAAGGCATTGTCGACAAGTGGGCGAAAAAGTACGGCATCAAGATCGATGTCGTGCAGCTCAACGATTACGTCGAATCCATCAACCAGTACACCGCCGGTCAGTTCGACGGCTGCACCATGACCAACATGGACGCCCTGACCATTCCCGCCGCCGGTGGCGTGGACAGCACCGCGCTGATCGTCAGCGACTTCTCCAACGGCAACGACGGCATCGTCCTCAAGGGTGAGGGCAAGAAGGTCGCTGACCTCAAGGGCATGGACGTCAACCTGGTCGAACTGTCGGTCTCCCATTACCTGCTGGCCCGCGCCCTCGATTCGGTCGGTCTCACCGAGAAAGACCTGAAAGTGGTCAACACCTCCGACGCCGATATTTCCGCCGCCTTCAACACCGACCAGGTCAAGGCCGTCACCACCTGGAACCCGATGCTCTCGGACATCAAGGCCCAACCCGACGTGAGCGAGGTATTCAACTCCAGCCAGATCCCCGGCGAGATCATGGACATGATGGTGGTCAACACCCAGACCCTCCACGACAACCCGGCCCTGGGCAAGGCGTTGACCGGTGCCTGGTTTGAAGTGGTGGCGCTGATGAACGCGAAAAACGCCGCAAGCAAGGCAGCACTGGAGCACATGGCCAAGGCCTCGGGCACCGACCTGGCCGGTTTCCAATCGCAACTGGACACCACCAAGCTGTTCGCCACGCCCAAGGAAGCGCTCGACTTCGCCACCAGCGAACAACTGCCCGCCACCATGGGCAAGGTGGCCGCGTTCTCGTTCCAGCACGGCTTGTTGGGCGAAGGCGCCAAGAGCACCGACGCGGTCGGCATGACATTCGCCAATGGCGTGACCCGCGGCGACAAGGCCAACCTCAAGCTGCGCTTTGATCCGACCTACGTGCAGCTGGCCGCCGACGCCAAGCTGTAG
- the atzF gene encoding allophanate hydrolase produces MNLSLRLDDLRNTYRSGELTPRTLLLGLREKAAALNPDYHLFIHLLTVEELEPYLAALESRDLESLPLYGVPFAIKDNIDLAGIATTAACPAFAYVPDRSATVVEQLLALGAIPLGKTNLDQFATGLNGTRSPYGACRNSVLPDYPAGGSSAGSSLAVALSVASFALGTDTAGSGRVPAALNNLVGLKATLGLISTAGVVPACRTLDCVTTFTATAKEASQLLALTARPDPRDDYSRHNPQWNDCSAFGAPRRFRFGVPRQQDLAFFGCPEGPQLFMETIERLERLGGEAVELDLSPFLEAARLLYEGPWVAERYSVAGPLIEREPQAILPVIRAVLAKAPTVDGVQTFRARYRLQALKAQCDRAMDALDCVLTPTIGRPVTLAELAAEPELRNSELGYYTNFMNLLDYAAVAVPCAFMANGLPWGVTLFGRAFTDQYLLSVADALQRQRDKALPVPGAPARHDRARLVVCGAHLDGLALNWQLKQRGARLIEVTQSSADYRLYALAGGPPLRPGMLRVDEGGVAIEVEVWELPSSELGSFLTGIPAPLGLGKVQLADGRWESGFICEAYGLEGAQDISHLGGWRAYLNYP; encoded by the coding sequence ATGAACCTCTCTCTTCGCTTGGACGACCTGCGCAATACCTACCGCAGCGGCGAACTGACGCCACGCACATTGCTATTGGGCCTGCGGGAAAAAGCCGCGGCGTTGAATCCGGACTATCACCTGTTCATCCACCTGCTCACGGTCGAAGAACTGGAACCCTACCTGGCCGCGTTGGAAAGCCGCGACCTGGAAAGCCTGCCCCTGTACGGTGTTCCTTTTGCCATCAAGGACAACATCGACCTGGCCGGCATTGCGACCACGGCCGCCTGCCCGGCGTTTGCCTACGTGCCGGACCGTTCGGCCACCGTCGTCGAGCAATTGCTGGCACTGGGCGCGATCCCCCTGGGCAAGACCAACCTCGACCAATTCGCCACCGGGCTCAATGGCACTCGCTCGCCCTACGGCGCATGCCGCAACAGCGTGTTGCCCGACTACCCGGCAGGCGGTTCGAGCGCCGGCTCGTCGCTGGCCGTGGCCCTGAGCGTGGCGAGCTTTGCCTTGGGCACCGATACCGCCGGCTCCGGTCGAGTGCCAGCAGCACTGAATAACCTGGTGGGGTTGAAGGCCACCCTGGGGTTGATCTCTACGGCGGGCGTGGTCCCGGCCTGTCGCACACTGGACTGCGTCACGACCTTCACGGCCACGGCGAAAGAAGCCAGCCAGTTACTGGCGCTGACGGCCCGTCCAGACCCTCGTGACGACTACAGCCGCCACAACCCGCAGTGGAACGATTGCTCTGCGTTCGGCGCGCCCCGGCGCTTTCGCTTCGGCGTGCCGCGCCAGCAGGACCTGGCATTTTTCGGCTGCCCTGAAGGTCCGCAACTGTTTATGGAAACCATCGAGCGGCTCGAACGCCTGGGCGGCGAAGCCGTGGAACTGGACTTGTCGCCATTCCTGGAAGCGGCGCGGTTGCTTTATGAAGGACCTTGGGTAGCCGAACGCTACAGCGTTGCCGGCCCATTGATAGAGCGCGAGCCGCAGGCCATACTGCCGGTCATCCGCGCCGTCCTGGCGAAAGCACCGACGGTAGATGGCGTACAAACCTTCCGCGCCCGGTACCGTTTGCAAGCGCTCAAAGCCCAATGCGACCGCGCCATGGACGCGCTCGATTGCGTGCTCACACCCACCATCGGCCGTCCGGTGACCCTCGCCGAACTGGCCGCCGAACCCGAGCTGCGCAACTCGGAGCTGGGTTACTACACCAACTTCATGAATCTGCTGGACTACGCCGCCGTCGCCGTTCCCTGTGCGTTCATGGCCAACGGCTTGCCTTGGGGAGTGACGCTGTTCGGTCGAGCCTTCACCGATCAGTACCTCTTGAGCGTGGCCGATGCCTTGCAGCGTCAACGGGACAAGGCCTTGCCAGTTCCCGGTGCCCCGGCTCGCCACGACCGCGCGCGGCTGGTTGTGTGTGGCGCACACCTGGACGGGTTGGCGCTGAACTGGCAGCTCAAGCAACGCGGTGCCCGGCTGATCGAGGTCACCCAAAGCTCGGCGGACTACCGCCTTTATGCCTTGGCCGGCGGCCCACCCTTGCGTCCCGGCATGCTTCGGGTCGACGAAGGCGGCGTGGCGATCGAGGTCGAGGTCTGGGAACTGCCGAGCAGTGAACTGGGCTCATTCCTGACTGGCATCCCCGCACCGTTGGGACTGGGCAAGGTGCAACTGGCCGATGGCCGCTGGGAAAGCGGATTCATCTGCGAGGCATATGGTTTGGAGGGCGCGCAGGACATCAGTCATTTGGGGGGATGGCGGGCTTATCTAAATTACCCTTGA
- a CDS encoding ABC transporter permease: MRLINRYPDRPSRLLLVILPFALVLFAYFMGSAERLTDNPNDKLLPSAVQMADAVKRLAFTADARSGEYLLWQDTASSLRRLAIGLGISALAGLCLGIAAGTLPLLGAPLSPLLTVVSMVPPLAILPILFIVFGLGELSKVMLIVIGITPCLARDLEQRAREIPPELLIKAQTLGASTWTLMLRVVLPQLLPRLLISLRLMLGSAWLFLIAAEAIASTDGLGYRIFLVRRYLAMDVILPYVVWITLLAWLMDWGLKRLTRQAFPWYEGAKA, from the coding sequence ATGCGCCTGATCAACCGCTACCCGGATCGGCCCAGCCGCTTGTTGCTGGTGATCCTGCCATTCGCGCTGGTGTTGTTCGCCTACTTCATGGGCTCGGCCGAACGGTTGACGGATAACCCCAACGACAAACTGCTGCCCAGCGCCGTACAAATGGCCGATGCGGTCAAACGCCTGGCCTTCACCGCCGATGCCCGCAGCGGCGAATACCTGCTCTGGCAAGACACCGCGTCGAGCCTGCGGCGGTTGGCCATCGGCCTGGGCATCAGCGCCCTGGCCGGACTGTGCCTGGGCATCGCCGCCGGCACGTTGCCGCTGTTGGGCGCGCCGTTATCGCCGCTGCTCACCGTGGTGTCGATGGTGCCGCCGCTGGCGATCCTGCCGATCCTGTTCATCGTCTTCGGCCTGGGGGAACTGTCGAAAGTGATGCTGATCGTGATTGGCATCACGCCGTGCCTGGCCCGGGACCTGGAACAGCGCGCCCGGGAAATTCCGCCCGAGCTGCTGATCAAGGCCCAGACCCTCGGCGCTTCGACCTGGACCCTGATGCTGCGGGTGGTGCTGCCGCAATTGCTGCCACGCCTGTTGATTTCCCTGCGGCTGATGCTCGGTTCGGCCTGGCTGTTTCTGATCGCGGCCGAAGCCATCGCCTCCACCGACGGGCTGGGCTATCGGATTTTCCTGGTACGACGTTACCTGGCGATGGACGTGATCTTGCCGTACGTGGTGTGGATCACCCTGCTCGCCTGGCTGATGGACTGGGGCCTCAAGCGCCTGACCCGGCAAGCGTTCCCGTGGTATGAGGGGGCGAAGGCATGA
- a CDS encoding pseudouridine synthase, with protein sequence MRVDRFLSNLPRFNRQQVRLLLVERRVRIDGQVVSDPHASVREFSRVEIDDEVLQAGRPARYFMLHKPPGCVSATRDPQHSTVLDWLDEADKDDLHIAGRLDFNTTGLMLITNDGTWSRRLTQPQTKLPKVYYVETEQIITAEYADTFARGLYFAFEDLTTQPAELTLLGERSARLSIVEGRYHQVKRMFGHFNNKVLRLHRERMGPLTLDADLEPGQYRALSSEEVHLI encoded by the coding sequence ATGCGCGTCGACCGTTTCCTCAGTAATCTGCCGCGATTCAATCGCCAACAAGTACGCCTGTTGCTGGTGGAGCGCCGGGTGCGGATCGATGGCCAAGTCGTCAGCGATCCCCATGCTTCCGTACGTGAATTCAGTCGCGTTGAAATCGACGATGAAGTGCTGCAAGCAGGCCGCCCCGCGCGCTACTTCATGCTGCACAAGCCACCCGGCTGCGTCAGTGCGACCCGCGATCCGCAACACTCCACTGTCCTCGACTGGCTGGACGAAGCGGACAAGGATGACCTGCACATCGCCGGGCGCCTGGATTTCAACACCACCGGGCTGATGCTGATCACCAATGACGGCACCTGGTCACGGCGCCTGACCCAACCGCAGACCAAACTGCCCAAGGTCTACTACGTCGAAACCGAGCAAATCATTACCGCCGAATATGCCGACACCTTCGCCCGGGGCCTGTACTTTGCCTTCGAAGACCTCACCACCCAACCGGCAGAACTGACGCTGCTGGGGGAAAGATCGGCGCGCCTGAGCATCGTTGAAGGGCGCTACCATCAGGTCAAGCGCATGTTCGGCCACTTCAACAACAAGGTACTGCGCCTGCATCGCGAGCGCATGGGCCCGCTGACGTTGGACGCCGATCTCGAACCGGGCCAATACCGCGCCCTGAGCTCCGAAGAAGTCCATCTCATCTGA
- the uca gene encoding urea carboxylase, whose translation MFEKILIANRGAIACRILRTLRELKVEGVAVYSQADAASLHILQADEAHCLGEGAAAATYLAVDKLLAIAKSSGATAIHPGYGFLSENAAFAEACEAAGIAFIGPTPEQLRVFGLKHTARDLARRHGVPLLEGTELLDSLDAALLAGTQVGYPVMLKSTAGGGGIGMRVCRSAAELSESFETVKRLGQNNFSDAGVFIEKYIERARHLEVQVFGDGQGQVIALGVRDCSVQRRNQKVLEETPAPNLPEGMADELCAAAIQLAKAVNYRSAGTVEFVFDSDAGRFYFLEVNTRLQVEHGVTEQVWGVDLVRWMVQLAAGDLPPLSELSQGLKAEGHAIQARLYAEDPGRDFQPSPGLLTAVNFPQADGTQLRIDTWVEAGCQIPPYFDPMIAKVIRWAPTREQARLGLHQALDESLLYGVETNRQYLQQILLDAPFASGQPWTRCLEALVYRANTVEVLSPGTQTSVQDYPGRLGYWAVGVPPSGPMDSRSLRLGNRLLGNEDGAAALEITMNGPLLRFNCVARVAVTGAAIALTLDGEAVPMNTPLSIAAGATLAIGNISGAGARSYLCLQGGVQVPDYLGSKSTFTLGQFGGHGGRALCTGDVLHLAALDEHSTLPPTSAPLLDLPSVRQIRVIYGPHGAPEYFTERYIQTFFDTAWEVHFNSSRTGVRLIGPKPEWVRVDGGEAGLHPSNIHDNPYAIGAVDFTGDMPVILGPDGPSLGGFVCPVTVIEADLWQLGQLKAGDKVRFVPVDLKTARSLALEWDQCGSEPARDEVDAVSDMAPSRAGSLPQGLGSPVVLDIAQDDTRLVARLAGDTHLLLEIGAPELDLALRFRGHALMQALEHKQLPGVIDLTPGIRSLQVHYQPERMPLADLLSIIVGEWDAVCAAQDLQVPSRIVHLPLSWDDPACQLAIEKYMTTVRKDAPWCPSNLEFIRRINDLPNLDEVQRTVFDASYLVMGLGDVYLGAPVATPLDPRHRLVTTKYNPARTWTAENSVGIGGAYMCVYGMEGPGGYQFVGRTLQMWNRYRDVAAFDGKPWLLRFFDQIRFYPVSADELLRIRRDFPLGRFDLNIEHSQLNLADYQRFLMQEADSIAAFRQQQQRAFDAERERWIASGQAHFDSEEAAIAPSEDSLLSENQLSVDSHIAGNLWQVQVDVGARVAAGDVLVILESMKMEIPLLAPSAGVVREVRVQPGSAVRAGQRVVVLDRD comes from the coding sequence ATGTTCGAAAAAATCCTCATCGCCAACCGTGGCGCCATCGCCTGCCGCATTCTGCGGACCTTGCGCGAACTGAAAGTCGAAGGCGTCGCGGTGTACTCCCAGGCCGACGCCGCCAGCTTGCATATCCTCCAGGCCGATGAAGCCCACTGCCTGGGCGAAGGCGCGGCGGCCGCTACTTACCTGGCGGTGGACAAGCTCCTGGCGATCGCCAAAAGCAGCGGCGCGACGGCGATTCACCCCGGCTACGGTTTCCTCTCGGAAAACGCCGCCTTCGCCGAAGCCTGCGAGGCTGCCGGAATCGCCTTCATCGGTCCGACGCCAGAGCAACTGCGGGTGTTCGGCCTCAAGCACACCGCCCGCGACCTGGCGCGCCGACACGGCGTACCACTGCTCGAAGGCACCGAACTGCTCGACAGCCTCGACGCCGCGCTGCTGGCGGGGACGCAGGTTGGCTATCCGGTGATGCTCAAAAGCACTGCCGGCGGCGGCGGCATCGGCATGCGCGTGTGTCGCAGTGCCGCCGAGCTGAGCGAATCCTTCGAAACAGTGAAGCGCCTGGGCCAGAACAACTTCAGCGATGCCGGGGTGTTCATCGAGAAGTACATCGAGCGCGCGCGGCATCTTGAGGTGCAGGTGTTCGGCGACGGCCAGGGCCAGGTGATCGCCCTGGGCGTGCGCGACTGCTCGGTGCAACGGCGCAACCAGAAAGTCCTCGAGGAAACTCCGGCGCCCAACCTGCCCGAGGGCATGGCTGACGAGCTCTGCGCAGCGGCGATCCAACTGGCAAAGGCCGTGAACTACCGCAGCGCCGGCACTGTGGAGTTCGTCTTCGACAGCGACGCGGGACGCTTCTATTTCCTGGAAGTGAACACCCGTCTGCAAGTGGAGCACGGCGTCACCGAGCAGGTGTGGGGCGTGGACCTGGTGCGTTGGATGGTGCAACTGGCCGCCGGTGATCTGCCGCCACTGAGCGAATTGAGCCAGGGTCTGAAAGCCGAGGGCCACGCGATCCAGGCGCGCTTGTACGCCGAAGATCCGGGCCGGGATTTCCAGCCGAGCCCAGGGCTGCTGACTGCCGTGAATTTCCCCCAGGCCGACGGTACACAACTGCGAATCGACACGTGGGTCGAGGCCGGTTGCCAGATCCCGCCCTATTTCGACCCGATGATCGCCAAAGTCATTCGCTGGGCGCCGACCCGCGAGCAGGCGCGCCTGGGCTTGCATCAAGCGCTGGACGAAAGCCTGTTGTACGGCGTGGAAACCAACCGCCAATACCTGCAACAGATTCTCCTCGACGCGCCGTTCGCCAGCGGCCAGCCCTGGACGCGTTGCCTGGAAGCGTTGGTCTATCGCGCCAATACCGTTGAAGTCCTCAGCCCCGGCACCCAGACCAGCGTCCAGGACTATCCTGGCCGGCTCGGTTATTGGGCGGTGGGGGTGCCGCCGTCAGGGCCGATGGACAGCCGTTCGCTGCGCCTGGGCAATCGCCTGCTGGGCAACGAAGACGGGGCAGCGGCATTGGAAATCACCATGAACGGGCCGCTGCTGCGTTTCAACTGCGTTGCCCGGGTGGCAGTGACCGGTGCGGCGATTGCCCTCACGCTCGACGGTGAAGCCGTGCCGATGAACACTCCGTTGTCGATTGCTGCCGGCGCCACCCTCGCGATCGGCAATATCTCTGGCGCCGGCGCGCGCAGCTACCTGTGCCTGCAAGGCGGCGTGCAAGTGCCGGATTACCTGGGCAGTAAAAGCACCTTCACCCTCGGCCAGTTTGGCGGCCACGGCGGACGAGCGCTGTGCACCGGTGACGTGCTGCACCTGGCGGCGCTGGATGAGCACTCGACCTTGCCGCCAACGAGCGCGCCGCTGCTGGACTTGCCGAGCGTGCGGCAGATCCGCGTGATCTACGGCCCGCACGGCGCGCCCGAATACTTCACCGAGCGCTACATCCAGACGTTCTTCGACACCGCCTGGGAAGTGCACTTCAACTCCAGCCGCACCGGTGTCCGCCTGATCGGGCCGAAACCCGAATGGGTACGCGTCGACGGTGGCGAGGCCGGGCTGCATCCTTCCAACATCCATGACAACCCCTACGCCATCGGGGCCGTGGACTTCACCGGCGACATGCCTGTCATCCTAGGCCCCGACGGCCCGAGCCTGGGGGGATTCGTCTGCCCGGTGACGGTGATCGAGGCAGACCTCTGGCAATTGGGGCAACTCAAGGCTGGGGACAAGGTGCGATTTGTACCTGTGGACCTGAAAACTGCCCGCTCACTGGCCTTGGAATGGGATCAATGTGGGAGCGAGCCTGCTCGCGATGAAGTTGATGCGGTGTCTGATATGGCCCCATCGCGAGCAGGCTCGCTCCCACAGGGGTTGGGGTCGCCTGTGGTGTTGGATATCGCCCAGGACGATACCCGCCTCGTGGCGAGATTAGCCGGCGACACCCATCTGCTGCTGGAAATCGGCGCCCCCGAACTGGACCTGGCACTGCGCTTTCGCGGCCACGCCTTGATGCAGGCTTTGGAACACAAGCAACTGCCTGGCGTGATCGACCTCACGCCGGGCATTCGCTCATTGCAAGTGCACTACCAACCCGAGCGAATGCCCCTGGCCGATCTGTTGAGCATCATTGTCGGTGAATGGGACGCGGTGTGCGCCGCACAGGACCTGCAAGTACCCTCGCGCATCGTCCACCTGCCATTGTCCTGGGATGATCCGGCCTGCCAACTGGCCATCGAAAAATACATGACCACAGTGCGCAAGGACGCGCCCTGGTGCCCGAGCAACCTGGAGTTCATCCGACGCATCAACGACCTGCCCAACCTCGACGAAGTGCAACGCACGGTGTTTGACGCCAGCTACCTGGTGATGGGCCTGGGAGACGTCTACCTCGGCGCACCGGTCGCCACGCCGCTGGACCCACGCCATCGGCTGGTGACCACCAAATACAACCCGGCCCGGACCTGGACCGCGGAAAACTCGGTGGGCATCGGCGGTGCTTATATGTGCGTGTACGGCATGGAAGGTCCCGGCGGCTATCAGTTCGTCGGCCGCACGTTGCAGATGTGGAATCGTTATCGGGATGTCGCCGCATTCGACGGCAAGCCCTGGCTGCTGCGGTTTTTCGACCAGATCCGCTTCTACCCGGTCAGCGCCGATGAACTGCTGCGCATTCGCCGGGATTTCCCCCTGGGCCGTTTCGACCTGAACATCGAACACAGCCAGCTGAACCTTGCTGACTATCAGCGTTTCCTGATGCAGGAGGCGGACAGCATCGCCGCGTTCCGACAGCAGCAACAACGCGCCTTCGATGCCGAGCGCGAGCGCTGGATCGCCAGTGGCCAGGCGCACTTCGACAGTGAAGAAGCGGCCATCGCGCCAAGCGAAGATTCGCTGCTGAGCGAGAATCAACTGAGCGTCGACAGCCACATCGCCGGCAACCTCTGGCAGGTTCAGGTGGATGTTGGCGCGCGGGTCGCCGCCGGTGATGTGCTGGTGATTCTGGAGTCGATGAAGATGGAAATCCCGTTGCTTGCGCCCTCGGCCGGCGTGGTGCGCGAAGTGCGCGTCCAGCCCGGTTCGGCGGTGCGCGCCGGACAGCGCGTCGTGGTACTGGACCGTGACTGA
- a CDS encoding cysteine-rich CWC family protein has translation MNKPDLCPACGGANDCTLADPRTVDRACWCFGVSIDPAVLEALPAELRDRACLCPRCAQVEAQLRAKPRPIA, from the coding sequence ATGAATAAACCCGACCTTTGCCCGGCCTGCGGTGGCGCCAATGACTGCACCCTGGCCGACCCACGAACCGTCGACCGGGCCTGCTGGTGTTTCGGCGTGAGCATCGACCCGGCCGTGCTCGAGGCATTGCCAGCCGAGCTGCGTGATCGCGCCTGCCTGTGCCCGCGTTGCGCGCAGGTCGAAGCCCAGTTGCGCGCCAAGCCTCGACCAATCGCGTAA